In the genome of Catharus ustulatus isolate bCatUst1 chromosome 32, bCatUst1.pri.v2, whole genome shotgun sequence, the window acacaggggacagaggggacagggaggcgCTGGAGGCGCTGGCGGTCACCATTGACACAGGTGAcaagggaggggacaggtgacaatggggacagggacacaggggacagggaggggacagggaggggacactgacACGGGTGacaatggggatggggacaggactTGGGGGGGacccaggtgtccctgggggaGGTGGCACGGGGGAGGGGTCTGCCCCTGGCCCCTCTGCCATGTCcacccctcactgtccctgtgtcccctgactgtcccctgggtgtcccctcactgtccccatgtcccctgagtgtcccctgggtgtcccctgactgtccctgtgtgtccgCAGTGCTGCGGcggctgcaggtgctgctggaggacgCCGAGCTCCGCGTGGAGCTgcccccgcagcccggggggggcccggggggggcgctggagctgcacctgcccaggtgagggggagggctgggaggggctgggtgtgacccggggctgtccccaagtgtccccaagggtgtccccaggtgggggggaggggctgggggaggggctgggtgtgtcccagggctgaccccagtgtccccaggtgtgtccccagctgtccccagtgtccccagtgtccccgtcCGTCCCCAGGGCCGAGCTCGAGGACGCCGGGGGCGAtcccggggccgctccccccgcggtTCTGCTCAAGGAGCTGCGGCTGCGCGACGcccggctgctgtggcaggagctgccacccacctgggcacaggtaatgtcacctgtgtgtcacctgagtcaccctgtgtgtgctctgtgtcaccctgtgtcaccctgtgtgtgtcacctgtgtgtcactctgtgtgcggctgctgtggcaggagctgccacccacctgggcacaggtactgtcacctgtgtgtcacctgtgtgtcaccctgtgtgtcacctgtgtgtcaccctgtgtgtgtcacctgtgtgtcactctgtgtgtcacctgtgtgtcaccctgtgtgtgtcacctgtgtgtcaccctgtgtgcggctgctgtggcaggagctgccaccctCGGAGGTGCAggtaatgtcacctgtgtgtcacctgtgtgtcacctgtgtgtgctctgtgtcacctgtgtgtcacctgtgtcactctgtgtgcggctgctgtggcaggagctgccaccgCCCTGGGCACAGGTACGgacacctgtgtgtcacctgtgtcaccctgtgtgtcacctgtgtgtcacctgagtcaccctgtgtgtcacctgtgtgtcactctgtgtgcggctgctgtggcaggagctgccaccgCCCTGGGCACAGGTACGGAcacctgtgtgtgccctgtgtgtcacctgtgtgtcacctgtgtcacctgtgtgtcactctgtgtgtcactctgtgtgcggctgctgtggcaggagctgccacccaCCTGGGCGCAggtaatgtcacctgtgtgtcacctgtgtgtcacctgtgtgtgccctgtgtgtcacctgtgtgtgtcacctgtgtgcggctgctgtggcaggagctgccacccacctgggcacaggtaatgtcacctgtgtcacctgtgtgtgtcacgCTGTGTGCTCTGAGTcaccctgtgtgtgtcaccctgtgtgtgtcaccctgtgtgtgtcacctgtgtgtcacctgtgtgcggctgctgtggcaggagctgccaccgccctgggcacaggtaatgtcacctgtgtgtcacctgtgtgtcaccctctgtgtgctctgtgtcaccctgtgtcaccctgtgtgtgtCATCGTGTGTGTCACTCTGTGTgcggctgctgtggcaggagctgccaccccCCTGGGCACAggtaatgtcacctgtgtcacctgtgtcacctgtgtcacctgtgtcaccctgtgtgtcactctgtgtgcggctgctgtggcaggagctgccaccgCCCTGGGCGCAggtaatgtcacctgtgtcacctgtgtgtcacctgtgtgtgccctgtgtcaccctctgtgtgctctgtgtcaccctgtgtgtgtcacctgtgtgtcactctgtgtgcggctgctgtggcaggagctgccaccgCCCTGGGCGCAGGTACGgacacctgtgtgtcacctgtgtgtcacctgtgtgtcacctgtgtcagctgtgtcaccctgtgtcaccctgtgtgtgtcaccctgtgtgtgtcaccctgtgtgtcaccctgtgtcacctgtgtcactctgtgtgtcacctgtgtgtcacctgtgtcacctgtgtgtcacctgtgtgtcactctgtgtgtggctgctgtggcaggagctgccacccacctgggcacaggtaatgtcacctctgtcacctctgtcacttgtgtgtcacctgtgtgtgctctgtgtgtcacctgtgtgtcacctgtgtgtcacctgtgtgtgctctgtgtcaccttgtgtcaccctgtgtcacctgtgtgtgccctgtgtgtgcggctgctgtggcaggagctgccacccacctgggcacaggtaatgtcacctgtgtgtcacctgtgtgtcacctgtgtgtcacctgagtcaccctgtgtgtgtcaccctgtgtgtcacctgtgtcacctgtgtcacctgtgtgtgtcacctgtgtgtcacctgtgtgtcacctgtgtcaccctgtgtgtgtcacctgtgtgtcacctgtgtcacctgtgtcacctgtgtgtgtcacctgtgtgtcaccctgtgtgtcacctgtgtgtgtcaccctgtgtgcggctgctgtggcaggagctgccaccccCCTGGGCACAGGTaatgtcacctctgtcacctgtgtgtcacctgtatcaccctgtgtcacctgtgtgtcacctgtgtgcggctgctgtggcaggagctgccaccccCCTGGGCACAGGTACGgacacctgtgtgtcacctgtgtgtcacctgtgtcaccctgtgtgtcactctgtgtcaccctctgtgtgctctgtgtgtgtcactctgtgtgtgcggctgctgtggcaggagctgccgcCCACCTGGGCGCAGGTACGgacacctgtgtgtcacctgtgtcaccctgtgtgtcacctgtgtcaccctgtgtgtcacctgtgtgtgccctgtgtgtgtcacctgtgtgtgcggctgctgtggcaggagctgccaccgccctgggcacaggtaatgtcacctgtgtgtcaccctgtgtgtcacctgtgtcacctgtgtgtgtcacctgtgtgtcacctgtgtgtgtcactctgtgtgcggctgctgtggcaggagctgccgcCCCCCTGGGCACAggtaatgtcacctgtgtgtcacctgtgtcacctgtgtgtgccctgtgtgtgtcacctgtgtgtcacctgtgtgtgtcactctgtgtgcggctgctgtggcaggagctgccaccccCGTGGGTGCAGGtactgtcacctgtgtgtcacctgagtcagctgtgtcacctgtgtgtcacctgtgtcacctgtgtgtcacctgtgtgtcacctgtgtgcggctgctgtggcaggagctgccacccacctgggcacaggtaatgtcacctctgtcacctgtgtgtcacctgagtcacctgtgtgtcacctgtgtcaccctgtgtgtcacctgtgtgtcacctgtgtgtgctctgtgtgtgtcactctgtgtgcggctgctgtggcaggagctgccacccacctgggcacaggtactgtcacctgtgtgtcacctgtgtgtgtcacgctgtgtcaccctgtgtcacctgagtcaccctgtgtgtgtcacctgtgtgtcactctgtgtgtgccctgtgtgtgtcaccctgtCTGTCACTCTGTGTgcggctgctgtggcaggagctgccacccacctgggcacaggtactgtcacctgtgtgtcacctgtgtgtcacctgtgtgtcatcgtgtgtgtcacctgagtcaccctgtgtgtgtcacctgtgtgtcactctgtgtgtggctgctgtggcaggagctgccacccacctgggcacaggtactgtcacctgtgtgtcacctgtgtgtcacctgtgtgtcatcgtgtgtgtcacctgtgtgtcacctgtgtgtcacctgtgtgtcacctgtgtgtcacctgtgtgtgtgtcacctgtgtcccctcagtgtccccatgtccccccagtgtccccaatgtcccctcagtgtccccgcaggtccccaatgtcccctcagtgtccccaatgtcccctctgtgtccccgcaggtccccgtgtcccttcaatgtcctcagtgtccccaatgtccccatgtcccctctgtgtccccgcaggtccccgtgtcccccccggtGCTGGGGGGGCTCCTCCCGGGCCCCTCGGAGCTGAGCCTGCGCCTGAAACGGAAACGGAGCGGGGGGCTGCCGGGACCggcggtgggggaggggctgccgGGACCggcggtgggggaggggctggggggggggggaggggctggggaatgggggaggggctggggggggaggggctgccGGGACCggcggtgggggaggggctgggggatgggggaggggctgcggtgggggaggggctgccgGGACCggcggtgggggaggggctgggggatgggggaggggctgcggtgggggaggggctgccgGGACCggcggtgggggaggggctggggggggtgggggaggggctggggggggggaggggctgcgggaccggcggtgggggaggggctgcggtggggggaggggctgccGGGACCggcggtgggggaggggctgcggtgggggaggggctgccgGGACCggcggtgggggaggggctgggggggaggggctgccGGGACCggcggtgggggaggggctgggggggaggggctgccGGGACCggcggtgggggaggggctggggggggaggggctggggggtgggggaggggctgccgGGACCggcggtgggggaggggctgggggtgggggaggggctggggggggcagtgtcatttttggggtttttttgggtttcggggtttttggggactgattttgaggttttttagttgtgggggttttggggtctcattttcagagttttggggttttggggtctcgTTTTCAgagttttggggtctcatttttaggggtttggttttttttggtttctgtgtttttttgggtttcacttttgggggttttggggtctccttgtcagagttttgggtttttggggtctcgTTTTCAgagttttggggtctcatttttaggggtttggttttttttgtttctgtggtttttttgggtttcacTTTCGGGGGTTCTGGGGTCTCATTGTcagagttttgggtttttgggttgttATATTCAGGGATTtcggattttttttggggggcctcattttcagagattttaggactttttttttgtttctgtggtttttggggtctcattttcaagatttctgggttttttctggtttctgggtttttgggggtctcgttttaaggggttttgggttttttggtttctgtggtttttgagGTGttgttttcaggatttttgaggttttttgggtttctgtggtttttggggtctcattgGGGGTCTTGGGATCTcgtttttgggggttttttgggtctcattttcagagattttgggtttttttggtttctgtgttttttgggaTCTCATTTTCAGAGTTttaggtttttggggtctcattttcAGAGTTTTGGGGTCTAATATTCAGGGATTtagagtttttggggtctcatttttgggtttttttccgggtttctgtgttttttggAGTCTcattttgaggggttttgggttttttggtttctgtgttttttgggtctgattttcagagcttttggtttttctggtttttgtgttttttggggtttcatttTCAcggttttctgggtttttggggtctcattttcggggttttgggtttttgggttctTATATTcagggattttggttttttttggggggtgctATTTTCAgcgattttgggattttctttggtttctgtggtttttaggGTCtcattggggtttttggggtctcgtttttggggttttttagggtctcattttcaggattttgggttttttgtttccgTGGTTTTTTGGTCTCACTTTCAGGATTTTAGGGTCtcattttgggggtttttgggtttttggggtctcattttcagagttttgggtttttgggttgttATATTCAGggactttggttttttttttggggtcttattttcagagattttgggattttggggtctcgtttttggggtttgtggggtctcattttcaggattttgggttttttgtctctcattttcaggattttgggtttatttgtgttttttgtgttttttatgtgttttttgtgtccctgcccaggtggagctggaggggcGCGTGGGGTccctgcacctgctgctgccccccCCCCCTGCTGGGGACGCTGCGGGCGCTGCTGGGGGCGCTGGAGCCCCCGggtgagaccccagacccaccctgggggggaccccagacccatccagggaccccagacccaccccggggggaccccagacccacccagggaccccagacccaacaGGGGGGACCCCAGACCACCcggggaccccagacccacccagggaccccagacccaacaGGGGACCCCAGACCACCcggggaccccagacccacctggggggaccccagacccacctggggggaccccagacccacccagggaccccagacccaccccagggggaccccagacccaccccagggaccccagacccaccccggggaccccagacccaccccagggggaccccagacccacccaggggggaccccagacccatccagggaccccagacccaccccagggggaccccagacccacccagggaccccagacccaacaggggaccccagacccaccccggggaccccagacccacccagggggaccccagacccacccagggaccccagacccaccccgggggggaccccagacccaccccggggaccccagacccacccggggggaccccagacccatccagggaccccagacccatccagggaccccagacccacccgggggggaccccagacccaacaggggagaccccagacccacccggggaccccagacccaccccggggggaccccagacccatccagggaccccagacccaacagggggaccccagacccacccagggaccccagacccacactgggaccccagacccacccaggGGATCTCAGACCcgccccagggaccccagacccaaccagggaccccagacccacccggggggaccccagacccaccccggggaccccagacccaccccgGGGGACCCCAGACCGatccagggaccccagacccacccaggggggaccccagacccacccggggagaccccagacccacccggggggaccccagacccacccggggggaccccagacccacaaggggaccccagacccacccagggaccccagacccacccgggggggaccccagacccaacagggggaccccagacccaccccggggaccccagacccacccagggaccccagacccaccctggggggaccccagacccaccccagggggaccccagacccacctggggaccccagacccgccccagggaccccagacccacccagggaccccagacccacaggggggaccccagacccatccagggaccccagacccatccaggggggaccccagacccacccagggaccccagacccaccctgggaccccagacccacccagggaccccagacccatccagggaccccagacccacaggggggaccccagacccgcccaggggggaccccagacccacccagggaccccagacccaccccagggaccccagacccaccctggggggaccccagacccaccccagggggaccccagacccatccagggaccccagacccatccagggaccccagacccaccccagggaccccagacccacccggggggaccccagacccaccccagggaccccagacccacccagggaccccagacccacccacagggggaccccagacccacccagggaccccagacccacccaggggggaccccagacccaacagggggaccccagacccacccagggaccccagacccaccccggggaccccagacccatccaggggggaccccagacccaccccagggaccccagacccacccggggggaccccagacccgccccagggaccc includes:
- the LOC117009272 gene encoding autophagy-related protein 2 homolog A-like; protein product: MTPLTRPDPHYVRVSPLTPPVSPDPGQPGSPGSGSPPPGGSQQGRDPPPEPPPLEGLEALAVTIDTGDRGDREALEALAVTIDTVLRRLQVLLEDAELRVELPPQPGGGPGGALELHLPRAELEDAGGDPGAAPPAVLLKELRLRDARLLWQELPPTWAQVPVSPPVLGGLLPGPSELSLRLKRKRSGGLPGPAVELEGRVGSLHLLLPPPPAGDAAGAAGGAGAPG